The following proteins are co-located in the Vigna angularis cultivar LongXiaoDou No.4 chromosome 2, ASM1680809v1, whole genome shotgun sequence genome:
- the LOC108328927 gene encoding pentatricopeptide repeat-containing protein At2g36240 — MATKKLMKARALATVKPSSAIPNLPLPSPPSDTPVSQVHYARFLDFLKAHWAPPFTPDSLLHFLKSKLHHHPSFSQFDFHLFTWASSLDSFHHTHATFHWMARTLAATHRLPQLRALLHLIATHPCPCSPSIFCCPHTQPIFSHAIHAFSKSSQLHHALSAFHSMTKLIDSKPDVAVFNVLIHAFVKRGNLNQALQFYREMVATHRVKPDVFTFNILISGYCRNSQFALALDVFQEMGKIGCEPNVVTFNTLIRGMFREGRVEDAIEMAREMVQLGCELSCVTCEILVQGLCKEGRVLQACELLLEFSEKRVLPKGFDCFALVEVLCGQGCAVRALEVVYELWNGGSVPSLVACIAVVDGLRGLGKTDEVQRLVERMLDEGMVLDVVTFNYVLRDICDARRTDEANRLVLLALSKGLEPDDMTYRTLVIGYTEEGRREKGEFLVNEMLDRGFIPNLASYNKLMSGLSNCRPSTCRQVNKFDR; from the coding sequence ATGGCGACGAAGAAGTTGATGAAAGCGAGAGCATTGGCAACAGTAAAACCTTCTTCTGCGATCCCCAACCTCCCTCTTCCCTCTCCACCCTCAGACACACCCGTGTCCCAAGTTCACTATGCCCGCTTCCTGGACTTCTTGAAGGCCCATTGGGCCCCGCCGTTCACCCCCGACAGCCTCCTCCACTTCCTAAAATCGAAGCTCCACCACCACCCTTCCTTCTCTCAATTCGACTTCCACCTCTTCACCTGGGCCTCCTCCCTCGACTCATTCCACCACACCCACGCCACGTTCCACTGGATGGCCCGCACCCTTGCCGCCACCCACCGCCTCCCCCAGCTCCGCGCCCTCCTCCACCTCATCGCCACCCACCCCTGCCCCTGCTCTCCCTCCATCTTCTGCTGCCCCCACACCCAACCCATCTTCTCCCACGCCATCCACGCCTTCTCCAAATCCTCCCAACTCCACCACGCCCTCTCCGCATTCCACTCCATGACCAAACTGATCGACTCCAAGCCAGACGTCGCCGTTTTCAACGTCCTCATCCACGCCTTCGTCAAACGCGGTAACCTAAACCAAGCCCTCCAGTTTTACCGCGAGATGGTGGCTACCCACCGCGTTAAGCCTGACGTTTTCACCTTCAACATTTTGATAAGTGGTTACTGTCGGAACTCGCAGTTCGCGTTGGCGTTGGATGTGTTTCAAGAGATGGGGAAAATAGGGTGCGAGCCCAATGTGGTTACTTTCAATACCTTGATCAGGGGAATGTTTAGAGAGGGGAGGGTTGAGGACGCCATTGAGATGGCTCGCGAGATGGTTCAATTAGGGTGTGAGCTTTCGTGTGTTACTTGTGAGATTTTGGTTCAAGGGCTTTGTAAGGAAGGGAGGGTTTTGCAGGCGTGTGAGTTGTTGCTGGAGTTTTCTGAAAAGAGGGTTTTGCCTAAGGGGTTTGATTGTTTTGCTTTGGTGGAGGTTTTGTGTGGGCAAGGGTGTGCTGTGAGAGCGTTGGAAGTTGTTTATGAGTTGTGGAATGGGGGGAGTGTTCCGAGTTTGGTTGCTTGTATTGCTGTGGTTGATGGGTTGCGGGGGTTGGGGAAGACCGATGAGGTGCAGAGATTAGTGGAAAGGATGCTTGATGAGGGTATGGTGCTGGATGTTGTGACTTTTAATTATGTTCTTCGGGATATTTGCGATGCACGCAGAACCGATGAGGCGAATAGATTGGTGTTACTTGCTTTGAGCAAGGGTTTGGAACCGGATGACATGACTTATAGGACTTTGGTAATAGGGTATACGGAGGAGGGAAGGAGGGAGAAAGGAGAGTTTCTGGTGAATGAAATGTTGGATAGGGGGTTTATACCTAATCTTGCTTCATATAATAAGTTGATGAGTGGATTGTCTAATTGCAGGCCCTCTACATGCCGTCAAGTAAACAAATTTGATCGATGA
- the LOC108328928 gene encoding heme-binding-like protein At3g10130, chloroplastic: MFPVCNLSPVSLQPGMVIPVPGKSTGQSSFLSVTNSSSSGERISTRPSTISPFESRISLVFALASQANSLSQRLLADVAAETAKYLFPKRFESRNLEEGLMSVPDLETVEFKVLGRRDQYEIREVEPYFVAETTMPGKRGFDFNGASRSFNVLAEYLFGKNTKNEKMEMTTPVFTSKNQSDGVKMDMTTPVLTTKIEDQDKWRMSFVMPSKYGANLPLPKDSSVTIKEVPRKIVAVVAFSGFVNDEEIKQRELKLREALKSDSQFKIKEGTSVEVAQYNPPFTLPFQRRNEIALEVEWNNK; the protein is encoded by the exons atgtttcCTGTTTGCAACCTTTCTCCTGTTTCTCTGCAACCGGGCATGGTGATTCCGGTTCCCGGAAAATCTACCGGACAGTCTTCGTTTCTCTCTGTCACCAACTCCTCGTCTTCCGGCGAGAGAATCAGCACGCGCCCAAGTACTATTTCGCCATTCGAATCCCGAATCTCTCTCGTTTTCGCTCTGGCTTCTCAAGCCAACTCTCTCAGCCAGCGAC TTCTAGCTGACGTTGCTGCCGAGACTGCCAAATACTTGTTTCCGAAGAGATTCGAAAGCCGTAATCTCGAGGAGGGGTTGATGAGTg TTCCGGACCTTGAGACTGTCGAGTTCAAAGTTTTGGGCAGAAGGGACCAGTATGAGATTCGGGAAGTTGAG CCTTACTTTGTGGCTGAGACAACAATGCCTGGGAAGAGGGGATTTGATTTCAATGGTGCTTCTCGGTCCTTTAATGTCTTAGCTGAGTACCTTTTCGGTAAG AATACAAAGAATGAGAAAATGGAGATGACTACACCTGTTTTCACTAGTAAGAATCAATCTGATGGGGTTAAAATGGATATGACAACTCCTGTGTTAACAACAAAg ATTGAAGATCAAGACAAGTGGAGAATGTCTTTCGTCATGCCATCAAAGTATGGTGCTAACTTGCCACTGCCTAAAGATTCCTCTGTGACAATTAAAGAGGTGCCCAGAAAAATAGTTGCTGTAGTTGCCTTTTCAG GTTTTGTGAATGATGAAGAAATTAAGCAGCGCGAACTGAAACTACGAGAAGCTTTAAAAAGTGATAGTCAGTTTAAGATTAAAGAAGGAACTTCAGTAGAAGTTGCACAG TATAATCCACCATTTACTCTTCCATTTCAACGCCGTAATGAGATTGCATTGGAGGTGGAATGGAATAATAAGTAG